One Actinosynnema pretiosum DNA segment encodes these proteins:
- a CDS encoding MFS transporter codes for MTDSPDSPRSRLLPLCAAGFVTAFGAHSIAAGLGDYTGGAASLLALGLLLAVYDGAEVVLKPVFGALTDRIGPRPVLLGGLLAFAAASAAFVLAGNPALVGLARLGQGAAAAAFSPAASALVARLSPRAGHGRVFGGYGAWKGLGYALGPVLGGVLIHLGGHPLLFGVLAGLALAVAAWALVAVPTAPPLPRTRQTVLDLARRLGSGSFLRPTATLAGATAVLAVGVGFLPVAGADLGPLATGAVVSLLAATAALVQPWAGRWRDAGRVGDVAGMAGGLVVAAAGAVAAATLPGVAGLVVAALAIGAGTGLATPIGFAHLASHTPQERVGQTMGAAEVGRELGDAGGPLLVGAIATVSTLGFGLLGLAAVLVVIALLVARGTATR; via the coding sequence GTGACCGACTCCCCCGACTCCCCGCGCTCCCGCCTGCTCCCCCTCTGCGCGGCGGGTTTCGTCACCGCCTTCGGCGCGCACAGCATCGCCGCCGGGCTGGGCGACTACACCGGTGGCGCCGCGTCGCTGCTCGCGCTCGGCCTGCTGCTCGCCGTCTACGACGGGGCCGAGGTGGTGCTCAAACCGGTGTTCGGCGCGCTCACCGACCGCATCGGCCCGCGCCCGGTGCTGCTGGGCGGCCTGCTGGCGTTCGCCGCGGCCTCGGCCGCGTTCGTGCTGGCGGGCAACCCGGCGCTGGTCGGCCTGGCCCGCCTCGGCCAGGGCGCGGCGGCGGCGGCGTTCTCCCCGGCCGCGAGCGCGCTGGTGGCCAGGCTGTCCCCGCGGGCCGGGCACGGCCGGGTGTTCGGCGGGTACGGGGCGTGGAAGGGCCTGGGCTACGCGCTCGGCCCGGTGCTGGGCGGCGTGCTGATCCACCTGGGCGGCCACCCGCTGCTGTTCGGCGTGCTGGCCGGGCTGGCGCTGGCGGTGGCGGCGTGGGCGCTGGTGGCCGTGCCGACCGCGCCGCCGCTGCCCAGGACCAGGCAGACCGTGCTGGACCTGGCCAGGCGGCTCGGCTCCGGGTCGTTCCTGCGGCCCACCGCGACCCTGGCGGGCGCGACGGCGGTGCTCGCGGTGGGCGTCGGCTTCCTGCCCGTGGCGGGCGCCGACCTCGGCCCGCTGGCGACCGGCGCGGTGGTGTCCCTGCTGGCGGCCACGGCGGCGCTGGTGCAGCCGTGGGCCGGGCGGTGGCGCGACGCGGGCCGGGTCGGGGACGTGGCGGGCATGGCGGGCGGCCTGGTGGTGGCCGCGGCGGGCGCGGTGGCGGCGGCGACGCTGCCCGGCGTGGCGGGCCTGGTGGTGGCCGCGCTGGCGATCGGCGCGGGCACCGGCCTGGCGACGCCGATCGGGTTCGCCCACCTGGCCTCGCACACCCCGCAGGAACGGGTCGGGCAGACCATGGGCGCGGCCGAGGTCGGGCGCGAGCTGGGCGACGCGGGCGGCCCGCTGCTGGTCGGGGCGATCGCGACGGTGAGCACCCTGGGCTTCGGCCTGCTCGGGCTGGCGGCGGTGCTGGTGGTGATCGCGCTGCTGGTGGCACGCGGCACGGCGACCCGATAG
- a CDS encoding PLP-dependent cysteine synthase family protein — protein sequence MGSDRWASRALALLDAERLAAAPTPVLRFDLPAEWGVELLLKDESAHPTGTLKHRSARALFRHAIASGQLTESGVAVEATGGTGAVAQAHFARLLGVRHVVVVPGRHRRVTGFTPRFFTPPAGVHEEARRLAAELGGHHLDQQSNAARVVDWRGDDLAAELFAQVGEPDWVVVGAGTGATSASLGRHVRARGLRTGLAVVDPEHSAHFPGWVTGAPDYATGMPSRIEGIGRPAMGPGFLPGVVDLVIPVPDAASVAGARLVRARTGLAVGGSTGANLWGALHLVARLRERGGGRVVTLVCDAAERHLATYHDDGWARDKSLLPGAHAAVLEEFLAGGPWRWGGGTG from the coding sequence GTGGGTTCCGACCGGTGGGCGTCGCGGGCGCTGGCCCTGCTCGACGCCGAGCGCCTGGCCGCCGCGCCGACCCCGGTGCTGCGCTTCGACCTGCCCGCCGAGTGGGGCGTCGAGCTGCTGCTCAAGGACGAGTCCGCACACCCCACCGGCACCCTGAAGCACCGCTCGGCCCGCGCGCTGTTCCGGCACGCCATCGCCTCGGGGCAGCTCACCGAGTCCGGGGTGGCGGTCGAGGCCACCGGTGGCACCGGGGCGGTCGCGCAGGCGCACTTCGCCCGGCTGCTCGGTGTGCGGCACGTCGTGGTCGTGCCGGGCCGCCACCGGCGCGTCACCGGCTTCACCCCGCGCTTCTTCACCCCGCCCGCCGGGGTGCACGAGGAGGCGCGCAGGCTCGCCGCCGAGCTGGGCGGGCACCACCTGGACCAGCAGTCGAACGCGGCGCGGGTCGTCGACTGGCGCGGGGACGACCTGGCGGCCGAGCTGTTCGCGCAGGTGGGCGAGCCGGACTGGGTGGTGGTCGGCGCGGGGACGGGGGCGACGTCGGCGTCGCTGGGCAGGCACGTGCGGGCGCGCGGGCTGCGCACCGGGCTGGCGGTGGTGGACCCGGAGCACTCGGCGCACTTCCCCGGCTGGGTCACCGGGGCGCCCGACTACGCGACCGGGATGCCGTCGCGGATCGAGGGCATCGGGCGGCCCGCGATGGGGCCGGGGTTCCTGCCGGGTGTGGTGGACCTGGTGATCCCGGTGCCGGACGCGGCGTCGGTGGCCGGGGCGCGGCTGGTCAGGGCGCGGACGGGGCTGGCGGTGGGCGGGTCGACCGGGGCGAACCTGTGGGGCGCGCTGCACCTGGTGGCGCGGTTGCGCGAGCGCGGGGGCGGGCGGGTGGTGACGCTGGTGTGCGACGCGGCCGAGCGGCACCTGGCGACGTACCACGACGACGGCTGGGCGCGGGACAAGTCGCTGCTGCCCGGCGCGCACGCGGCGGTGCTGGAGGAGTTCCTGGCGGGCGGGCCGTGGCGGTGGGGCGGCGGGACCGGGTAG
- a CDS encoding thiazolylpeptide-type bacteriocin translates to MDLTFDESELDLGDLAVTAMRDAVALPETGASTAACSCSSTSCCCCQQPPMPELPQV, encoded by the coding sequence ATGGACCTGACCTTCGACGAATCCGAGCTCGACCTCGGCGACCTGGCCGTGACGGCGATGCGCGACGCGGTGGCCCTGCCGGAGACCGGCGCGTCCACCGCGGCCTGCTCGTGCAGCAGCACCTCGTGCTGCTGCTGCCAGCAGCCGCCGATGCCCGAGTTACCGCAGGTGTGA
- a CDS encoding alpha/beta fold hydrolase codes for MNIRSRNNVLVTGSPTGRPVVFSHGFGCDQNMWRLVTPAFEDEHPVVLFDHVGAGKSDLTAYRRDKYDSLEGYASDVLEVLADLDLRDAVFVGHSVSAMIGVLAANRDPSRFGALVLVCPSPRYVDDGDYRGGFSPADIEELLESLDSNYLGWSAAMAPAIMGVPDRPELGEELTESFCRTDPAIARHFARVTFTSDNRADLPAVSVPTLVLQSRNDVIAGQRIGAYVRDSIPGARMVLLDATGHCPNLSAPEATTDAIRGFLAEQPGRSQP; via the coding sequence ATGAACATCCGCAGCAGGAACAACGTGCTGGTCACCGGCTCGCCGACCGGTCGGCCAGTGGTCTTCTCCCACGGCTTCGGCTGCGACCAGAACATGTGGCGCCTGGTCACCCCCGCGTTCGAGGACGAGCACCCCGTGGTGCTGTTCGACCACGTCGGCGCGGGCAAGTCGGACCTGACCGCGTACCGGCGCGACAAGTACGACTCGTTAGAGGGGTACGCCTCCGACGTGCTGGAGGTCCTGGCGGACCTGGACCTGCGCGACGCGGTGTTCGTCGGCCACTCGGTCAGCGCCATGATCGGCGTGCTGGCCGCCAACCGCGACCCGTCCCGCTTCGGCGCGCTGGTGCTGGTGTGCCCGTCGCCTCGCTACGTGGACGACGGCGACTACCGGGGCGGGTTCAGCCCGGCGGACATCGAGGAGCTCCTGGAGTCCCTCGACAGCAACTACCTCGGCTGGTCCGCCGCCATGGCCCCGGCGATCATGGGCGTCCCGGACCGGCCCGAGCTGGGCGAGGAGCTGACCGAGAGCTTCTGCCGCACCGACCCCGCGATCGCCCGGCACTTCGCCCGCGTCACCTTCACCTCCGACAACCGGGCGGACCTGCCCGCCGTGTCGGTGCCCACCCTGGTCCTGCAGTCCCGCAACGACGTGATCGCCGGGCAGCGGATCGGCGCGTACGTGCGCGACTCGATCCCCGGCGCGCGCATGGTGCTGCTCGACGCCACCGGGCACTGCCCGAACCTCAGCGCCCCCGAGGCGACCACCGACGCCATCCGCGGATTCCTGGCCGAGCAGCCGGGGAGGAGCCAGCCGTGA
- a CDS encoding PP2C family protein-serine/threonine phosphatase, producing MTRPSDQRVAPDVDDDTAAVAFSALLEDSVEDLYDHAPCGYLSTLLDGEIAKVNSTLLDWLGYRREELVGRRYLVDLLTVGGKLYHETHYAPMLRMHGEAREIALDLVAADGQRLPVLVTAKAKNGSDGQQQLVRLTVFDARERRSYERELVRARQEAERDREHHRRLTEALRRTLLPPTLPSLPGLEVASHYRAANSDEVGGDFYDVYPLCGGDRLGFFVGDVSGRGPAAAELTSVARYALRGAAITESGPSAALGKLNEVLRGQRDGVPEFCTAVVGVLRPADDGFALALASGGHPPALVVRADGAVEVLHTPGAQLVGLLAAPRFTRRTARLAAGDVLVLHTDGLGDDLLDGVRPGSARDVVDELAERLAGGGGKDDAAVLAFGVGPA from the coding sequence GTGACCAGACCCTCCGACCAGCGCGTGGCGCCGGACGTGGACGACGACACCGCCGCCGTCGCGTTCTCCGCGCTGCTGGAGGACAGCGTGGAGGACCTGTACGACCACGCGCCGTGCGGGTACCTGTCCACGCTGCTGGACGGCGAGATCGCCAAGGTCAACTCGACGCTGCTGGACTGGCTCGGCTACCGGCGCGAGGAGCTGGTGGGCCGCCGGTACCTGGTGGACCTGCTGACCGTGGGCGGCAAGCTGTACCACGAGACGCACTACGCGCCGATGCTGCGGATGCACGGCGAGGCGCGGGAGATCGCGCTGGACCTGGTCGCCGCCGACGGGCAGCGGTTGCCGGTGCTGGTGACCGCGAAGGCCAAGAACGGCTCGGACGGGCAGCAGCAGCTGGTCCGGCTGACCGTGTTCGACGCGCGGGAGCGGCGCTCGTACGAGCGGGAGCTGGTGCGGGCCAGGCAGGAGGCCGAGCGGGACCGGGAGCACCACCGCAGGCTCACCGAGGCGCTGCGCCGCACCCTGCTGCCGCCGACCCTGCCGTCGCTGCCGGGGCTGGAGGTCGCCTCGCACTACCGGGCGGCGAACTCCGACGAGGTCGGCGGCGACTTCTACGACGTGTACCCGCTGTGCGGCGGGGACCGGCTGGGGTTCTTCGTCGGCGACGTCAGCGGGCGCGGGCCCGCGGCGGCCGAGCTGACCTCGGTGGCCCGGTACGCGCTGCGCGGGGCCGCGATCACCGAGTCCGGGCCGTCGGCGGCGCTGGGGAAGCTGAACGAGGTGCTGCGCGGGCAGCGCGACGGGGTGCCGGAGTTCTGCACGGCCGTGGTCGGCGTGCTGCGGCCCGCGGACGACGGGTTCGCGCTGGCGCTGGCCAGCGGTGGGCACCCGCCCGCGCTGGTGGTGCGCGCGGACGGCGCCGTGGAGGTGCTGCACACGCCCGGCGCGCAGCTGGTGGGGCTGCTGGCCGCGCCGAGGTTCACCCGCCGCACCGCGCGGCTCGCGGCGGGCGACGTGCTCGTGCTGCACACCGACGGGCTCGGCGACGACCTGCTCGACGGGGTGCGGCCGGGGTCGGCGCGGGACGTGGTGGACGAGCTGGCCGAGCGGTTGGCGGGCGGCGGAGGCAAGGACGACGCCGCGGTGCTCGCGTTCGGGGTGGGACCGGCGTGA
- a CDS encoding GH92 family glycosyl hydrolase, with amino-acid sequence MHPRGALVTALAAVLTATMATPVAAQPAPLVVPDPAAHVDPLIGTTNLGNTFPGAVLPFGMFSFSPEGTRGNTLRAAAPGGYRHDATRLRGFSLTHMSGTGCAGGSGDVPLFPHVGEVTTSPASDATDALYASDFAHADETARPGRYDVRLKSGARVELTATARTGAGRFTFPAGEPATVLVNTAKSQVGSSDASTTVDVAKRTVTGSVTSGNFCGYLNQAGRRSYYTLHFALEFDRPFTSVGTWTDAAVTPGSTSARGGATYGTNGWPVLGRGSGAYLGFEPGSTVGVRVGISYVSQDGAVRNLRAENTGRPFEDLRDDAYRAWQDQLRKIEVGGGSDADRTKFYTALYHSLLHPNVFSDVDGRYAGFDGKAHEVSGRQEAQYATFSGWDVYRSQVQLLTLLEPDVGSDIAQSLLNQAEQNGGVWDRWTHASGGTHVMSGDPSAQALAGILAFGGERFDVRAATRSLVEAATTPTALDLSKEGWAVMSVGQRPSLDKYLRLGYVPSVSNAWGGAAETLEVSGADFALSQLAERTGDRATARRFAERAQWWQNNYDPVAHSSGGYIRNRDESGEWAPGFTPDTGNGFVEGSSAQYTWMVPHNVAGLVESLGGAERVNRRLDDFFHDADGGWALSGRGGAKSELDNEPSLNVPWLYNYTGQPAKTQETVREVLNTLWTTGPGGIPGNDDLGAMSSWFVFAALGLYPQVPSRAELVLSAPLFTSVVVHRGGGRDIRITAPGASAQTKYVRALKVDGRASAKPWVDDSLVRRGGKLDFALSTTPTAWGTGAGDAPPSFRRGERPIRHDQPFHFAVEPGSPVVQPGGTLAVGIVKTRLYDGDPEVRYEVSGPPGLEFGPVVGSGFTVTAAPDAAQGFYPASVRVLVVGAEPVELPLVVKVAPEDSMLAAVDNAGISDDATGAADFDGGGYSYSRQALAAAGLVAGGTGSVDGLAFAWPDSPAGLPDNAVANGQRITVDGARLAFVGSATNGQRAKDAVVEFTDGTTARTQLGFSDWTLGGGGSAPAYGNAVVATTPYRNQSGGGKEAVATHIFATKPYAAPEGKRIAAVVLPVDDGLHVFAVASG; translated from the coding sequence ATGCACCCACGAGGAGCACTGGTCACCGCGCTCGCGGCGGTCCTCACCGCCACGATGGCGACCCCGGTCGCCGCCCAGCCCGCACCCCTGGTCGTCCCCGATCCCGCAGCCCACGTCGACCCGCTGATCGGCACCACCAACCTGGGCAACACCTTCCCCGGCGCGGTGCTGCCGTTCGGCATGTTCTCCTTCAGCCCCGAGGGCACGCGCGGCAACACCCTGCGCGCCGCCGCGCCCGGCGGCTACCGGCACGACGCGACCCGGCTGCGCGGGTTCAGCCTGACCCACATGTCCGGCACCGGCTGCGCGGGCGGCTCGGGGGACGTGCCGCTCTTCCCGCACGTCGGCGAGGTCACCACCAGCCCGGCCTCGGACGCCACCGACGCGCTCTACGCCAGCGACTTCGCGCACGCCGACGAGACCGCGAGACCCGGCCGCTACGACGTGCGGCTCAAGTCCGGCGCGCGGGTGGAGCTGACCGCGACCGCCCGCACCGGCGCGGGCCGCTTCACCTTCCCGGCGGGCGAACCGGCCACGGTGCTGGTGAACACGGCCAAGTCGCAGGTGGGCAGCAGCGACGCGAGCACGACCGTGGACGTGGCCAAGCGCACCGTGACCGGGTCGGTGACCAGCGGCAACTTCTGCGGGTACCTCAACCAGGCGGGCAGGCGCAGCTACTACACCCTGCACTTCGCGCTGGAGTTCGACCGGCCGTTCACCAGCGTCGGCACCTGGACCGACGCGGCCGTGACCCCCGGTTCGACCTCGGCGCGCGGCGGCGCCACGTACGGCACGAACGGCTGGCCGGTGCTGGGCAGGGGATCGGGCGCGTACCTGGGGTTCGAGCCCGGCTCGACGGTGGGCGTGCGGGTGGGGATCTCGTACGTCAGCCAGGACGGGGCGGTGCGCAACCTGCGCGCGGAGAACACCGGCAGGCCGTTCGAGGACCTGCGCGACGACGCCTACCGGGCCTGGCAGGACCAGCTGCGCAAGATCGAGGTGGGCGGCGGCTCGGACGCCGACCGGACCAAGTTCTACACCGCGCTCTACCACTCCCTGCTGCACCCCAACGTGTTCAGCGACGTCGACGGCCGGTACGCGGGCTTCGACGGCAAGGCGCACGAGGTGTCCGGGCGGCAGGAGGCCCAGTACGCCACGTTCTCCGGCTGGGACGTCTACCGCTCGCAGGTCCAGCTCCTCACCCTCCTGGAACCGGACGTGGGCTCGGACATCGCGCAGTCGCTGCTCAACCAGGCCGAGCAGAACGGCGGCGTCTGGGACCGCTGGACGCACGCCTCCGGCGGCACGCACGTGATGAGCGGCGACCCGTCCGCCCAGGCCCTCGCGGGCATCCTGGCGTTCGGCGGTGAGCGGTTCGACGTGCGGGCCGCGACGAGGTCGCTCGTCGAGGCCGCCACCACGCCCACCGCGCTGGACCTGAGCAAGGAGGGCTGGGCGGTCATGTCGGTCGGGCAGCGGCCCTCGCTCGACAAGTACCTGCGGCTGGGCTACGTGCCGTCGGTGTCGAACGCCTGGGGCGGGGCGGCCGAGACCCTGGAGGTGTCGGGGGCGGACTTCGCGCTGAGCCAGCTCGCCGAGCGCACCGGCGACCGGGCGACGGCGCGGCGGTTCGCCGAGCGCGCCCAGTGGTGGCAGAACAACTACGACCCGGTGGCGCACAGCAGCGGCGGGTACATCCGCAACCGGGACGAGAGCGGCGAGTGGGCGCCCGGCTTCACGCCGGACACCGGCAACGGGTTCGTGGAGGGCAGCAGCGCCCAGTACACCTGGATGGTGCCGCACAACGTGGCCGGGCTGGTGGAGTCGCTGGGCGGCGCGGAGCGGGTGAACCGGCGGCTGGACGACTTCTTCCACGACGCGGACGGGGGCTGGGCGCTGTCGGGGCGCGGCGGGGCGAAGTCGGAGCTGGACAACGAGCCGTCGCTGAACGTGCCGTGGCTGTACAACTACACCGGCCAGCCCGCGAAGACCCAGGAGACCGTGCGGGAGGTCCTGAACACGCTGTGGACGACCGGTCCGGGCGGGATTCCGGGCAACGACGACCTGGGCGCGATGTCGTCGTGGTTCGTGTTCGCCGCGCTGGGCCTGTACCCGCAGGTGCCGTCGCGGGCGGAGCTGGTGCTGTCCGCGCCGCTGTTCACGTCGGTGGTGGTGCACCGGGGCGGCGGGCGGGACATCAGGATCACCGCGCCGGGGGCGTCGGCGCAGACCAAGTACGTGCGGGCGTTGAAGGTCGACGGTCGGGCCAGCGCCAAGCCGTGGGTGGACGACTCGCTGGTGCGGCGCGGCGGGAAGCTGGACTTCGCCCTGTCCACGACGCCGACCGCGTGGGGCACGGGCGCCGGTGACGCGCCGCCGTCGTTCCGGCGGGGCGAGCGGCCGATCCGGCACGACCAGCCGTTCCACTTCGCGGTGGAGCCGGGCAGCCCGGTGGTGCAGCCCGGCGGGACGCTGGCGGTGGGGATCGTGAAGACCCGGTTGTACGACGGCGATCCCGAGGTGCGCTACGAGGTGTCCGGGCCGCCGGGGCTGGAGTTCGGGCCGGTGGTGGGGTCCGGGTTCACCGTGACGGCCGCGCCGGACGCCGCGCAGGGCTTCTACCCGGCTTCGGTGCGGGTGCTGGTGGTGGGCGCGGAGCCGGTGGAGCTGCCGCTGGTGGTGAAGGTCGCGCCGGAGGACTCGATGCTGGCGGCGGTGGACAACGCCGGGATCTCCGACGACGCGACCGGCGCGGCGGACTTCGACGGCGGCGGGTACAGCTACTCGCGGCAGGCGCTCGCGGCGGCCGGGCTGGTCGCGGGCGGGACGGGGTCGGTCGACGGGCTGGCGTTCGCGTGGCCGGACTCCCCCGCCGGGCTGCCGGACAACGCGGTGGCGAACGGGCAGCGGATCACCGTTGACGGCGCGCGGCTGGCGTTCGTGGGGTCGGCGACGAACGGGCAGCGGGCCAAGGACGCGGTGGTGGAGTTCACCGACGGGACCACGGCGAGGACGCAGCTGGGCTTCAGCGACTGGACGCTCGGCGGCGGCGGTTCGGCGCCCGCGTACGGGAACGCGGTCGTGGCGACGACGCCGTACCGGAACCAGTCGGGCGGCGGGAAGGAGGCGGTGGCGACGCACATCTTCGCGACGAAGCCGTACGCGGCGCCGGAGGGGAAGCGGATCGCGGCGGTGGTGCTGCCGGTGGACGACGGGCTGCACGTGTTCGCGGTGGCGTCGGGCTGA
- a CDS encoding Chromate resistance protein ChrB, producing the protein MTDQRTSWLVLVVQVPATPSRHRVAVWRELRRIGALSLGQGAWVVPDAPVFADGVARVVELAGRGEGEVLVLDATGRAETDSARLEAMFTAERAEEWAEFLADCGKFDAEIDKEIRNGKFTMAELEEEEQSLERLRRWHRDVRVRDLFGSPDAAEADRRLARCAERLADYTDRVFQALHQM; encoded by the coding sequence GTGACGGATCAACGCACGTCCTGGCTGGTGCTCGTCGTCCAGGTGCCCGCGACGCCGAGCAGGCACCGCGTCGCGGTGTGGCGGGAGCTGCGGCGGATCGGGGCGCTCTCGCTCGGGCAGGGCGCGTGGGTCGTGCCCGACGCGCCGGTGTTCGCGGACGGGGTCGCCCGCGTGGTCGAGCTGGCCGGGCGCGGCGAGGGCGAGGTGCTCGTGCTGGACGCGACCGGGCGCGCCGAGACCGACTCCGCGCGGCTGGAGGCGATGTTCACCGCCGAGCGGGCCGAGGAGTGGGCGGAGTTCCTGGCCGACTGCGGCAAGTTCGACGCCGAGATCGACAAGGAGATCCGCAACGGCAAGTTCACCATGGCGGAGCTGGAGGAGGAGGAGCAGAGCCTGGAGCGGCTGCGGCGCTGGCACCGGGACGTGCGGGTGCGCGACCTGTTCGGCTCGCCCGACGCCGCCGAGGCGGACCGGAGGCTGGCGCGCTGCGCCGAGCGGCTGGCCGACTACACGGACCGCGTCTTCCAGGCGCTGCACCAGATGTGA
- a CDS encoding AfsR/SARP family transcriptional regulator produces the protein MAVRAVARAQQGVTIRLFGGQELSGPHARGVVPRGVKARTLLVALALDAGAAVSTGRLLDTLWEQEPPRSAGKNLQLYASRLRRCLDDVGLGLGGLLVHVGHGYRLDVRPGSVDALRVAEHAREGVAALRRGDAEAADAELGAALAGWPVEGLVGLVPSEPSVAVAGLWRERRLAVVEHLAAAKVELGAREEAADLLAAQAAANPARESAHVALMRVRALLGDRAGAVEVYRRLERVLDAELGIGPGPEARAVVGAVLGRV, from the coding sequence ATGGCGGTCCGTGCGGTGGCGCGTGCGCAGCAGGGCGTGACGATCCGGCTGTTCGGCGGGCAGGAGCTGAGCGGCCCTCACGCGCGCGGCGTGGTGCCCCGCGGGGTGAAGGCGCGCACGCTGCTCGTCGCGCTGGCGCTGGACGCGGGCGCGGCCGTGTCCACCGGGCGGTTGCTCGACACCCTGTGGGAGCAGGAGCCGCCGCGCAGCGCGGGGAAGAACCTCCAGCTGTACGCGAGCAGGCTGCGCCGCTGCCTGGACGACGTGGGCCTGGGGCTGGGCGGGCTGCTGGTGCACGTCGGGCACGGGTACCGGCTGGACGTGCGGCCGGGGTCGGTGGACGCGCTGCGCGTGGCCGAGCACGCGCGCGAGGGCGTGGCGGCGCTGCGGCGCGGGGACGCCGAGGCGGCCGACGCGGAGCTGGGTGCGGCGCTGGCGGGGTGGCCGGTGGAGGGGCTGGTGGGGCTGGTGCCCTCGGAGCCCTCGGTGGCGGTGGCGGGGCTGTGGCGCGAGCGCAGGCTGGCGGTGGTGGAGCACCTGGCGGCGGCGAAGGTGGAGCTGGGGGCGCGCGAGGAGGCGGCCGACCTGCTGGCCGCGCAGGCGGCGGCGAACCCGGCGCGCGAGTCGGCGCACGTCGCGCTGATGCGGGTGCGGGCGCTGCTGGGGGACCGGGCGGGGGCGGTGGAGGTGTACCGGCGGCTGGAGCGGGTGCTCGACGCCGAGCTGGGGATCGGGCCGGGGCCGGAGGCGCGCGCGGTGGTCGGGGCGGTGCTGGGGCGGGTGTGA
- the lspA gene encoding signal peptidase II — protein MRLDAKTTRPTGRAALFTIAAVGAVADLAAKVLAERNLVHGPVDLGPLQLRLLHNEGVAFSLGSSLPAGVVTAVTALITLAVALHAHRTAPSTPRWGRVALALVLGGAVGNLVDRAFDGAVTDYFHTGWFATFNVADVLISAGAVLLVLVTLLTPEPEPAPVPQEPAGR, from the coding sequence GTGCGGCTCGACGCGAAGACCACCCGCCCCACCGGCCGCGCGGCGCTGTTCACGATCGCGGCGGTGGGCGCGGTCGCGGACCTGGCGGCCAAGGTCCTGGCCGAGCGGAACCTGGTCCACGGCCCGGTCGACCTCGGCCCGCTCCAGCTGCGCCTGCTCCACAACGAGGGCGTGGCGTTCAGCCTCGGCTCCTCGCTGCCCGCGGGGGTCGTGACGGCGGTGACGGCGCTGATCACCCTAGCGGTGGCCCTGCACGCCCACCGCACCGCACCGAGCACCCCGCGCTGGGGCCGGGTCGCCCTGGCGCTGGTGCTGGGCGGCGCGGTCGGGAACCTGGTGGACCGGGCGTTCGACGGTGCGGTCACCGACTACTTCCACACCGGCTGGTTCGCGACGTTCAACGTGGCCGACGTGCTGATCAGCGCGGGCGCGGTCCTGCTGGTCCTGGTCACGCTGCTCACCCCGGAGCCGGAGCCCGCACCGGTCCCGCAGGAGCCCGCCGGGCGCTAG
- a CDS encoding STAS domain-containing protein has protein sequence MSDLKITSTTTATRHVVTATGELDHRSASRLREAIAGVPLGSGHHLVLDLSSLAFCDSSGLTVFIGAHERAEAEQAAFSLVGPPPPVHKMLRLTGLDTVLTVLSKPAGLLHP, from the coding sequence GTGAGCGACCTGAAGATCACCAGCACGACCACCGCGACCAGGCACGTGGTGACCGCGACCGGGGAGCTGGACCACCGCAGCGCGTCACGGCTGCGGGAGGCGATCGCCGGGGTGCCGCTGGGCAGCGGGCACCACCTGGTGCTGGACCTGAGCTCGCTGGCGTTCTGCGACTCCAGCGGGTTGACCGTGTTCATCGGGGCGCACGAGCGGGCGGAGGCGGAGCAGGCGGCGTTCAGCCTGGTCGGGCCGCCGCCGCCGGTGCACAAGATGCTGCGGCTGACCGGGCTGGACACGGTGCTGACCGTGCTGAGCAAACCGGCGGGGCTGCTGCACCCGTGA
- a CDS encoding VOC family protein, producing METTLQVTIDCADPRRLVAFWAEALGYVPEPPPGGHATWREHWVATGVPEEEFADGAGETPESVVDPAGVGPRVWFQQVPEGKAGKNRVHLDLKVGGGRGVPLEVRVERVRAKVERLVEAGAGVLRVVDEPGAGHYGVVLQDPEGNEFCVV from the coding sequence GTGGAGACGACCTTGCAGGTGACGATCGACTGCGCCGACCCGCGGCGGCTGGTGGCGTTCTGGGCCGAGGCCCTCGGGTACGTGCCCGAGCCGCCGCCCGGCGGGCACGCCACCTGGCGCGAGCACTGGGTGGCGACGGGGGTGCCGGAGGAGGAGTTCGCGGACGGGGCGGGGGAGACGCCGGAGTCCGTCGTCGACCCGGCCGGGGTGGGGCCTCGGGTGTGGTTCCAGCAGGTGCCCGAGGGCAAGGCGGGGAAGAACCGGGTGCACCTGGACTTGAAGGTGGGGGGTGGGCGCGGGGTGCCGCTGGAGGTGCGGGTCGAGCGGGTGAGGGCGAAGGTGGAGCGGCTGGTCGAGGCGGGGGCCGGGGTGCTGCGGGTCGTGGACGAGCCGGGCGCGGGGCACTACGGCGTGGTGCTCCAGGACCCGGAGGGGAACGAGTTCTGCGTGGTCTGA